One segment of Alnus glutinosa chromosome 2, dhAlnGlut1.1, whole genome shotgun sequence DNA contains the following:
- the LOC133860290 gene encoding uncharacterized protein LOC133860290, with protein MKEKIALIRKCMLTVQSRQKSYADKRRRELKSAVGDFVYLKESPMRKVCCFSNKGKRSPRYVGPFKLLKQVGSLAYKIEMPTNLVGVHNVFHVSQLRRSIQDPFQVISHELLDIQPNLTYEELPVQILDRKEHQLRTKSIPHVKVL; from the coding sequence ATGAAGGAAAAGATTGCACTGATTCGAAAGTGCATGCTTACCGTGCAAAGTCGACAGAAAAGCTATGCGGATAAGCGTCGTCGCGAGTTAAAATCTGCAGTTGGTGACTTTGTATATCTTAAGGAGTCGCCAATGCGGAAAGTGTGTTGTTTTAGCAACAAGGGCAAGCGTAGTCCAAGGTATGTTGGACCGTTCAAATTGTTGAAACAAGTGGGCTCTTTAGCATACAAGATCGAGATGCCTACTAATTTGGTGGGTGTTCACAACGTTTTTCACGTCTCTCAGCTGCGAAGGAGTATTCAAGATCCATTTCAGGTGATTAGTCACGAGCTTCTTGATATTCAGCCGAATTTGACATATGAAGAGTTGCCTGTGCAAATTCTGGATCGAAAAGAGCACCAGTTGAGAACCAAGTCCATCCCTCATGTGAAAGTTCTATGA